The Astyanax mexicanus isolate ESR-SI-001 chromosome 20, AstMex3_surface, whole genome shotgun sequence genome contains a region encoding:
- the LOC111191388 gene encoding uncharacterized protein LOC111191388 isoform X5, with product MASPSRVRPLEGGTDRSENSTIRPPAFACRKAWVKRIIRTVPTSRPQPAAIPSTPPTTVTTPSFPRYSRRKVLVPIPVAELTQKLDFVGPEPELIPGAAAQALADPVREVEDHVDEVEMSKESDVCSVSSLSIFSQDSDVSSVFTSPFSSCSESSVEDLTTTVFPPELTGQGVTAPSPTIRTQSRSLKRLTTNFWTSVFSRFRSRARVSVLVGEADPGLEAKPAAQDVQDLEERRDAVETPPKRKGGRRKLFLSCFRGSEKD from the exons ATGGCGTCTCCGAGCAGAGTCCGCCCCCTGGAG GGGGGTACTGACCGTTCGGAGAACTCCACCATCCGTCCCCCGGCTTTCGCT TGCCGAAAGGCTTGGGTGAAACGCATCATACGCACGGTGCCCACCTCCCGCCCACAGCCTGCAGCAATCCCCAGCACCCCTCCCACCACCGTCACGACCCCATCCTTCCCTCGGTACAGCCGCCGTAAGGTCCTGGTGCCGATCCCTGTGGCAGAGCTCACCCAGAAGCTGGACTTTGTTGGACCAGAGCCTGAGCTCATCCCAGGTGCagctgcacag GCTTTGGCCGACCCTGTCAGGGAGGTGGAGGACCACGTCGATGAGGTGGAGATGTCGAAG GAGTCAGACGTCTGTTCTGTTTCCTCTTTGTCTATTTTTTCG cAGGATTCAGACGTCTCTAGCGTCTTCACTTCACCTTTTTCTTCT tgctCAGAATCTTCAGTGGAGGACCTCACCACCACCGTCTTCCCACCAGAGCTAACCGGCCAGGGAGTCACTGCACCTTCACCCACCATCAGAACACAGAGCAGATCCCTGAAAAGACTCACCACCAACTTTTGGACCTCTGTGTTTTCTCGTTTCAGGTCCCGTgctcgagtctcggtgctggtTGGGGAGGCGGACCCAGGTCTGGAGGCGAAGCCggctgcacag GACGTGCAGGACCTGGAAGAGCGAAGGGACGCGGTGGAGACCCCTCCCAAAAGAAAG GGAGGAAGGAGGAAGCTGTTCCTGAGCTGCTTCAGGGGGTCAGAGAAGGACTAA
- the LOC111191388 gene encoding uncharacterized protein LOC111191388 isoform X2, translating to MASPSRVRPLEGGTDRSENSTIRPPAFACRKAWVKRIIRTVPTSRPQPAAIPSTPPTTVTTPSFPRYSRRKVLVPIPVAELTQKLDFVGPEPELIPGAAAQALADPVREVEDHVDEVEMSKEESDVCSVSSLSIFSQDSDVSSVFTSPFSSCSESSVEDLTTTVFPPELTGQGVTAPSPTIRTQSRSLKRLTTNFWTSVFSRFRSRARVSVLVGEADPGLEAKPAAQDVQDLEERRDAVETPPKRKGGRRKLFLSCLRGSERD from the exons ATGGCGTCTCCGAGCAGAGTCCGCCCCCTGGAG GGGGGTACTGACCGTTCGGAGAACTCCACCATCCGTCCCCCGGCTTTCGCT TGCCGAAAGGCTTGGGTGAAACGCATCATACGCACGGTGCCCACCTCCCGCCCACAGCCTGCAGCAATCCCCAGCACCCCTCCCACCACCGTCACGACCCCATCCTTCCCTCGGTACAGCCGCCGTAAGGTCCTGGTGCCGATCCCTGTGGCAGAGCTCACCCAGAAGCTGGACTTTGTTGGACCAGAGCCTGAGCTCATCCCAGGTGCagctgcacag GCTTTGGCCGACCCTGTCAGGGAGGTGGAGGACCACGTCGATGAGGTGGAGATGTCGAAG gAGGAGTCAGACGTCTGTTCTGTTTCCTCTTTGTCTATTTTTTCG cAGGATTCAGACGTCTCTAGCGTCTTCACTTCACCTTTTTCTTCT tgctCAGAATCTTCAGTGGAGGACCTCACCACCACCGTCTTCCCACCAGAGCTAACCGGCCAGGGAGTCACTGCACCTTCACCCACCATCAGAACACAGAGCAGATCCCTGAAAAGACTCACCACCAACTTTTGGACCTCTGTGTTTTCTCGTTTCAGGTCCCGTgctcgagtctcggtgctggtTGGGGAGGCGGACCCAGGTCTGGAGGCGAAGCCggctgcacag GACGTGCAGGACCTGGAAGAGCGAAGGGACGCGGTGGAGACCCCTCCCAAAAGAAAG GGAGGAAGGAGGAAGCTGTTCCTGAGCTGCTTGAGGGGGTCAGAGAGGGACTAA
- the LOC111191388 gene encoding uncharacterized protein LOC111191388 isoform X1: protein MASPSRVRPLEGGTDRSENSTIRPPAFACRKAWVKRIIRTVPTSRPQPAAIPSTPPTTVTTPSFPRYSRRKVLVPIPVAELTQKLDFVGPEPELIPGAAAQALADPVREVEDHVDEVEMSKEESDVCSVSSLSIFSQDSDVSSVFTSPFSSCSESSVEDLTTTVFPPELTGQGVTAPSPTIRTQSRSLKRLTTNFWTSVFSRFRSRARVSVLVGEADPGLEAKPAAQDVQDLEERRDAVETPPKRKGGRRKLFLSCFRGSEKD, encoded by the exons ATGGCGTCTCCGAGCAGAGTCCGCCCCCTGGAG GGGGGTACTGACCGTTCGGAGAACTCCACCATCCGTCCCCCGGCTTTCGCT TGCCGAAAGGCTTGGGTGAAACGCATCATACGCACGGTGCCCACCTCCCGCCCACAGCCTGCAGCAATCCCCAGCACCCCTCCCACCACCGTCACGACCCCATCCTTCCCTCGGTACAGCCGCCGTAAGGTCCTGGTGCCGATCCCTGTGGCAGAGCTCACCCAGAAGCTGGACTTTGTTGGACCAGAGCCTGAGCTCATCCCAGGTGCagctgcacag GCTTTGGCCGACCCTGTCAGGGAGGTGGAGGACCACGTCGATGAGGTGGAGATGTCGAAG gAGGAGTCAGACGTCTGTTCTGTTTCCTCTTTGTCTATTTTTTCG cAGGATTCAGACGTCTCTAGCGTCTTCACTTCACCTTTTTCTTCT tgctCAGAATCTTCAGTGGAGGACCTCACCACCACCGTCTTCCCACCAGAGCTAACCGGCCAGGGAGTCACTGCACCTTCACCCACCATCAGAACACAGAGCAGATCCCTGAAAAGACTCACCACCAACTTTTGGACCTCTGTGTTTTCTCGTTTCAGGTCCCGTgctcgagtctcggtgctggtTGGGGAGGCGGACCCAGGTCTGGAGGCGAAGCCggctgcacag GACGTGCAGGACCTGGAAGAGCGAAGGGACGCGGTGGAGACCCCTCCCAAAAGAAAG GGAGGAAGGAGGAAGCTGTTCCTGAGCTGCTTCAGGGGGTCAGAGAAGGACTAA
- the LOC111191388 gene encoding uncharacterized protein LOC111191388 isoform X4 has translation MASPSRVRPLEGGTDRSENSTIRPPAFACRKAWVKRIIRTVPTSRPQPAAIPSTPPTTVTTPSFPRYSRRKVLVPIPVAELTQKLDFVGPEPELIPGAAAQALADPVREVEDHVDEVEMSKEESDVCSVSSLSIFSDSDVSSVFTSPFSSCSESSVEDLTTTVFPPELTGQGVTAPSPTIRTQSRSLKRLTTNFWTSVFSRFRSRARVSVLVGEADPGLEAKPAAQDVQDLEERRDAVETPPKRKGGRRKLFLSCFRGSEKD, from the exons ATGGCGTCTCCGAGCAGAGTCCGCCCCCTGGAG GGGGGTACTGACCGTTCGGAGAACTCCACCATCCGTCCCCCGGCTTTCGCT TGCCGAAAGGCTTGGGTGAAACGCATCATACGCACGGTGCCCACCTCCCGCCCACAGCCTGCAGCAATCCCCAGCACCCCTCCCACCACCGTCACGACCCCATCCTTCCCTCGGTACAGCCGCCGTAAGGTCCTGGTGCCGATCCCTGTGGCAGAGCTCACCCAGAAGCTGGACTTTGTTGGACCAGAGCCTGAGCTCATCCCAGGTGCagctgcacag GCTTTGGCCGACCCTGTCAGGGAGGTGGAGGACCACGTCGATGAGGTGGAGATGTCGAAG gAGGAGTCAGACGTCTGTTCTGTTTCCTCTTTGTCTATTTTTTCG GATTCAGACGTCTCTAGCGTCTTCACTTCACCTTTTTCTTCT tgctCAGAATCTTCAGTGGAGGACCTCACCACCACCGTCTTCCCACCAGAGCTAACCGGCCAGGGAGTCACTGCACCTTCACCCACCATCAGAACACAGAGCAGATCCCTGAAAAGACTCACCACCAACTTTTGGACCTCTGTGTTTTCTCGTTTCAGGTCCCGTgctcgagtctcggtgctggtTGGGGAGGCGGACCCAGGTCTGGAGGCGAAGCCggctgcacag GACGTGCAGGACCTGGAAGAGCGAAGGGACGCGGTGGAGACCCCTCCCAAAAGAAAG GGAGGAAGGAGGAAGCTGTTCCTGAGCTGCTTCAGGGGGTCAGAGAAGGACTAA
- the LOC111191388 gene encoding uncharacterized protein LOC111191388 isoform X6: MASPSRVRPLEGGTDRSENSTIRPPAFACRKAWVKRIIRTVPTSRPQPAAIPSTPPTTVTTPSFPRYSRRKVLVPIPVAELTQKLDFVGPEPELIPGAAAQALADPVREVEDHVDEVEMSKESDVCSVSSLSIFSDSDVSSVFTSPFSSCSESSVEDLTTTVFPPELTGQGVTAPSPTIRTQSRSLKRLTTNFWTSVFSRFRSRARVSVLVGEADPGLEAKPAAQDVQDLEERRDAVETPPKRKGGRRKLFLSCFRGSEKD; encoded by the exons ATGGCGTCTCCGAGCAGAGTCCGCCCCCTGGAG GGGGGTACTGACCGTTCGGAGAACTCCACCATCCGTCCCCCGGCTTTCGCT TGCCGAAAGGCTTGGGTGAAACGCATCATACGCACGGTGCCCACCTCCCGCCCACAGCCTGCAGCAATCCCCAGCACCCCTCCCACCACCGTCACGACCCCATCCTTCCCTCGGTACAGCCGCCGTAAGGTCCTGGTGCCGATCCCTGTGGCAGAGCTCACCCAGAAGCTGGACTTTGTTGGACCAGAGCCTGAGCTCATCCCAGGTGCagctgcacag GCTTTGGCCGACCCTGTCAGGGAGGTGGAGGACCACGTCGATGAGGTGGAGATGTCGAAG GAGTCAGACGTCTGTTCTGTTTCCTCTTTGTCTATTTTTTCG GATTCAGACGTCTCTAGCGTCTTCACTTCACCTTTTTCTTCT tgctCAGAATCTTCAGTGGAGGACCTCACCACCACCGTCTTCCCACCAGAGCTAACCGGCCAGGGAGTCACTGCACCTTCACCCACCATCAGAACACAGAGCAGATCCCTGAAAAGACTCACCACCAACTTTTGGACCTCTGTGTTTTCTCGTTTCAGGTCCCGTgctcgagtctcggtgctggtTGGGGAGGCGGACCCAGGTCTGGAGGCGAAGCCggctgcacag GACGTGCAGGACCTGGAAGAGCGAAGGGACGCGGTGGAGACCCCTCCCAAAAGAAAG GGAGGAAGGAGGAAGCTGTTCCTGAGCTGCTTCAGGGGGTCAGAGAAGGACTAA
- the LOC111191388 gene encoding uncharacterized protein LOC111191388 isoform X3, which yields MASPSRVRPLEGGTDRSENSTIRPPAFACRKAWVKRIIRTVPTSRPQPAAIPSTPPTTVTTPSFPRYSRRKVLVPIPVAELTQKLDFVGPEPELIPGAAAQALADPVREVEDHVDEVEMSKEESDVSSVSSLCISSEDSDVSSVFTSPFSSCSESSVEDLTTTVFPPELTGQGVTAPSPTIRTQSRSLKRLTTNFWTSVFSRFRSRARVSVLVGEADPGLEAKPAAQDVQDLEERRDAVETPPKRKGGRRKLFLSCLRGSERD from the exons ATGGCGTCTCCGAGCAGAGTCCGCCCCCTGGAG GGGGGTACTGACCGTTCGGAGAACTCCACCATCCGTCCTCCGGCTTTCGCT TGCCGAAAGGCTTGGGTGAAACGCATCATACGCACGGTGCCCACCTCCCGCCCACAGCCTGCAGCAATCCCCAGCACCCCTCCCACCACCGTCACGACCCCATCCTTCCCTCGGTACAGCCGCCGTAAGGTCCTGGTGCCGATCCCTGTGGCAGAGCTCACCCAGAAGCTGGACTTTGTTGGACCAGAGCCTGAGCTCATCCCAGGTGCagctgcacag GCTTTGGCCGACCCTGTCAGGGAGGTGGAGGACCACGTCGATGAGGTGGAGATGTCGAAG gAGGAGTCAGACGTCTCTTCTGTTTCCTCTTTGTGTATTTCTTCG gAGGATTCAGACGTCTCTAGCGTCTTCACTTCACCTTTTTCTTCT tgctCAGAATCTTCAGTGGAGGACCTCACCACCACCGTCTTCCCACCAGAGCTAACCGGCCAGGGAGTCACTGCACCTTCACCCACCATCAGAACACAGAGCAGATCCCTGAAAAGACTCACCACCAACTTTTGGACCTCTGTGTTTTCTCGTTTCAGGTCCCGTgctcgagtctcggtgctggtTGGGGAGGCGGACCCAGGTCTGGAGGCGAAGCCggctgcacag GACGTGCAGGACCTGGAAGAGCGAAGGGACGCGGTGGAGACCCCTCCCAAAAGAAAG GGAGGAAGGAGGAAGCTGTTCCTGAGCTGCTTGAGGGGGTCAGAGAGGGACTAA